Proteins found in one Zea mays cultivar B73 chromosome 1, Zm-B73-REFERENCE-NAM-5.0, whole genome shotgun sequence genomic segment:
- the LOC103644191 gene encoding uncharacterized protein: MSLTGPEPEKRQSRESARTRLRVEEERVCFGLERAMVFASGSAAGGPQVLTARFVRQVVQGRWFMVFACLLILSASGATYIFSIYSEVLKSTLGYDQRTLNTLCFYKDLGANVDVGVISGLINEVTPPWVVLAMGAAMNLAGYLMIYLAIDGRTGRPPVWLMCIYICVGANSQSFANTGALVTCVKNFPESRGVVLGLLKGFVGLSGAIFTQLYLAIYGDDAKSLVLLIAWLPAAVTILFVHTVRIMPYPRASRRRGPSAAATSNDAFFCFLYISIALATYLLVMIVVQKQVNFSHAAFAVSAAALLLILFLPLAVVVKQEYKIQKELEESLREDPTVTVEKPATAASLQLVAAAAAAPEPAVAQSMTTGTEAKRSSCLGSCLRHMFSPPAQGEDYTILQALVSVDMLVLFLATICGVGGTLTAIDNMGQIGQSLGYPAKSINTFVSLISIWNYAGRVTAGFASEVFLARYKFPRPLMLTLVLLLSCVGHLLIAFGVPQSLYVASVVIGFCFGAQWPLLFAIISEVFGLKYYSTLYNFGSVASPIGAYVLNVRVAGALYDVEAAKQHGGSLAGGADKTCIGVQCFRKAFLIITAATVAGALVSLVLVWRTRNFYRGDIYAKFRDSADADAAEERAEAEIGSTEVNGRKQ, translated from the coding sequence ATGTCACTCACCGGGCCAGAGCCAGAGAAGCGGCAAAGCAGAGAGTCGGCGAGGACGAGACTACGAGTGGAGGAGGAGCGCGTGTGCTTTGGTTTGGAGCGAGCGATGGTGTTCGCGTCCgggtccgccgccggcgggccgcAGGTGCTGACGGCGCGGTTCGTGCGGCAGGTGGTGCAGGGCCGGTGGTTCATGGTGTTCGCGTGCCTGCTCATCTTGTCGGCGTCGGGCGCCACCTACATCTTCAGCATCTACTCCGAAGTGCTCAAGTCGACGCTGGGGTACGACCAGCGCACGCTCAACACGCTCTGCTTCTACAAGGACCTGGGCGCCAACGTGGACGTGGGCGTCATTTCGGGCCTCATCAACGAGGTCACGCCGCCGTGGGTGGTGCTCGCCATGGGCGCCGCCATGAACCTGGCGGGCTACCTCATGATCTACCTCGccatcgacgggcgcaccggcagGCCCCCCGTCTGGCTCATGTGCATCTACATCTGCGTGGGCGCCAACTCCCAGTCCTTCGCCAACACCGGCGCGCTCGTGACCTGCGTCAAGAACTTCCCGGAGAGCCGCGGCGTCGTGCTCGGCCTCCTCAAGGGCTTCGTCGGCCTCAGCGGCGCCATCTTCACGCAGCTCTACCTCGCCATCTACGGCGACGACGCCAAGTCGCTCGTGCTGCTCATCGCCTGGCTCCCCGCCGCCGTCACCATCCTCTTCGTCCACACCGTCCGCATCATGCCGTACCCGCGCGCCAGCCGACGCCGGGGCCCGTCAGCGGCAGCCACCAGCAACGACGCCTTCTTCTGCTTCCTCTACATCTCCATCGCGCTCGCGACCTACCTCCTCGTCATGATCGTGGTGCAGAAGCAGGTCAACTTCTCGCACGCCGCCTTCGCGGTCTCGGCCGCGgcgctgctcctcatcctcttcCTGCCGCTCGCCGTCGTCGTCAAGCAGGAGTACAAGATCCAGAAGGAGCTGGAGGAGTCCCTCCGCGAGGACCCCACGGTGACCGTGGAGAAACCGGCCACCGCAGCTTCGCTGCAGCtggtggcagcagcagcagcagcacctgaACCAGCGGTGGCTCAGAGCATGACTACGGGAACAGAGGCCAAGCGGTCCAGCTGCCTGGGGTCTTGCCTTCGGCACATGTTCAGCCCGCCGGCGCAGGGGGAGGACTACACCATCCTGCAGGCGCTGGTGAGCGTGGACATGCTGGTGCTGTTCCTGGCCACCATCTGCGGCGTGGGCGGCACGCTGACGGCGATCGACAACATGGGGCAGATCGGGCAGTCCCTGGGATACCCGGCCAAGAGCATCAACACGTTCGTCTCCCTCATCAGCATCTGGAACTACGCCGGGCGCGTCACCGCCGGGTTCGCGTCGGAGGTGTTCCTGGCGCGGTACAAGTTCCCGCGGCCGCTCATGCTCACGCTGGTGCTCCTGCTCTCGTGCGTCGGCCACCTCCTCATCGCCTTCGGCGTGCCGCAGTCGCTGTACGTGGCCTCCGTGGTGATCGGCTTCTGCTTCGGCGCGCAGTGGCCACTGCTGTTCGCCATCATCTCCGAGGTGTTTGGGCTCAAGTACTACTCCACGCTCTACAACTTCGGGTCCGTGGCCAGCCCCATCGGCGCCTACGTGCTCAACGTCCGCGTCGCGGGGGCGCTCTACGACGTGGAGGCCGCCAAGCAGCACGGCGGCTCCCTGGCGGGCGGCGCAGACAAGACCTGCATCGGCGTGCAGTGCTTCCGCAAGGCGTTCCTCATTATCACGGCCGCCACGGTCGCCGGCGCGCTCGTGTCGCTGGTGCTGGTGTGGCGGACCAGGAACTTCTACAGGGGCGACATCTACGCCAAGTTCAGGGACAGCGCCGACGCGGACGCCGCCGAGGAAAGGGCGGAGGCGGAGATCGGGTCAACGGAGGTTAACGGGAGGAAGCAGTAG